AGACAGAGAAACCTCAAACTGTGAAGCCGTGTGGCTCCGacctgcaggtttttttttttagccacatTTTTGCGCATGCTTTGAATTAGGAAGCATCCTATACAGCAGCCTGACACGCCACCACAGCTCTAGCTCTCATTTCTCACACCATAACTATTTTGGGGGTTTTAACCTtttggtctgtttgtgtttaagcAGCTCTTTTTAGACAAACGAGGTTTTCTCacgacaaataaatgaaaagtccactgagggctttttttttctatatgtGGAAAGAAAATAGAGAACAATTTAAAAAGCAATATCATAATTAattgttatattttaaaatagtCTCTTTATTTAGAGCTGTTGAGTTGTGTGCGCCACAGGCCTCCTCCGGGTCAAACGCGGGGCTTTGAGTCAAATGATCCAGTGAGGCAGCAGAGTGCGGAGAGCAAACCGACACTGTGCAGGCTGCTGGTGGGCACGACGATAAAGGGGGAATGTGAAACATCACACTTGGTCTATAAATATGTTCTCCAGCTCGACGATGTTTCAGTTTCCTATGGGTGCATGGTCGGCCCACATAGTTGGTGCAAAGCCATGAAAGGCCTATAGAGATAAccttcacacacagagagagagagacacgcacacacacatgcgagCTCCTGTGAGTAAATGATTTTTGAAATTCCGATCATATCAACTGAAAACTGAGTTTCACAATTAGAGGAGAAGCGCAGAGTCATGCGTGTGTTTGGTTGCCAGTATGTCTGTTTGGTCGTCATGTTTTTCCCCCTCATCAGACTTCAGTAGCTCACACACCCCAAATACTAAGAAAACAGtctttatttgttcatttatagATTTATCTGGTTATAAAGTGGTCACTCTCAGCTGCTATTCGAGCTTTAAGTTAATAAACTCTTTATTCTCCCACTGCAGCGTTATTCTAATCGATCATTTCCAACATGGCAgcacaagaggaggaggagaggaggggaaatatCTAAAGAATCTGTGAAATATAAAGTTCAGGAAATTCTTTTTTGAAATTGCAGCCCAGCACAGACAAATCCAAGTCTGAGCCGTGAGGTGCACACAGGACCCTGAAGGTGTCAGCTGGTGTTGCCTTCACTGTTCAACCCGTTGGCCTTTAAGATGATGTGATGAAGTGATTTTCTTTGGTCTTAATGTTGGTTATGTGCACTTCTGAGCCAGAATGCCACAGAGGCAACAAAATGAGCACAAGACCGAGATCACAGGGGAGTTCAGAGAGgagttttgttcatttaaaaatagGTGGGAAAACGCTGGCATTCTTCGTTTCACTATAATCCATCTGATCTAACCAGGTTAGACACACAAAGAGCACTGGTTGTTGATACACTCAGACACTTTCTGACAGACAGGTGTTGCTGTGGATCTTTCtttcctgtttcttctcttAAAGGTTTCTCTGTTTCTGCGTCAGCATTCTCTGATAGGCAGCTCCAGAGACTAAACTAAAAAAaggcaccacacacacacacacacacacacacactcctggttCTTTCTATcattcaaaacactcacacgtTCACCTCTGTAGCAGCCTGAGATTCCGCTACAACTGCACAATAATCTCTGCAGCTACTTTTAATGATGTGCAGTGCACGAATGTCAGCCTGAAGCTTtacatgtgtatctgtgtctttGTAGGTCTGAACTTGCCTATCTACATTTTATTGTATGATAATAATACAGGGGTATTGCCGTGTCACAGTGACACACCTTTTATGAGAAAACTCAACCTTCTATATAGCAAGAATGTTCTGGAAATGCCTTGAAGCCACATTATATTTGAATGTCATATAATTTACGTCCCCCTCCCTGCTACAATGTGCTGAGCTGGACTCCATGAAGCCTCTCTTCTTGATAGAATCTACGAGTTACATAATAGGCTTCCCTGCCCTCATCCACTTATGTTTGGCGTTTGCATTCCCGCTCGGAGTCCAGCTACAATAGAAAAATAATGCACGGGTAAAGTTTAAATGATACAAGTGGCTGATGCAGTTATGCAATACAGAGGGCCCTTTGTTCAGGATCGTTTGTGATTATGCAACATGATCTGTTTTTCTATTCATGGGTCACAACCGAGTTAGTGTCTCTAGTGTTTAATGTTCCATTCTTTCTCCGTACGGGCTGGAAGGCTTCAGATACAAGAACACACAACATGCAGAGTTTGTACCCACCAAATATCAACATGTAGCAACAACATGTCAGAggtcatttctctttctttattgtGAAACATACCATCCAGTAAGCTGTGCCAACAGCAATAAGTCAACCAACTTGTGGCAGAATGTACTTTATAACAATCGATTTGACTTTGAACCAAGTGCAAGAaagaatgaacaaaacaaagcaaaaggtAGAGAACAAAAAGGActccaaatatttaaaaaggacAAACTGTTCAGTGGAATCACTTGCAGCTTCTGATGCAGAGAGAATCTCATAATTGTTTTTGAGCAACAAATGAAACGTCAATAAATATGCActcttcatttttattattattattatagcattCCTACTGGTTTTGCATTAGATGTGCGTAGAAGGCAATTTAGACTCAAATGTAGGTCACATCCAACAGCTTTGACATTTGAACTCTCAGCAGCATAATCGGAACAGCTTGCACTCATCGGATCGCATGTAAGCAGTGTACAAAAACCAGCCGCGCCGCTCACATTTAATCTGTACAACATTCTCATTAATGACCCTGGTAGCTTTTCCTAAAGTAAATAGCAGTaatgtgttttcacatcatATAATGAGCTTCAATAGCaaaatgagatgaaaatcaCTAGTCTGTGTGACATCAGGAGACTCCTAACAAGACCAGCACAGGTATTTTTAAAGTAACTCCAGCATTATGTGAGGTCAACAATACGGTAATAAATGACAACCTAATTATGGTAAAATTCAATCCGCCATCTTAACGGGAAGTCACATGTTTGATAGATGACACCATTTTCTTAACTTACTTTGAGAAAGTACATGTCACATTTGATTCCATAAATGTTTGCTTAAGGTGAAATGTGCAAAAGATCGGGTTATATATTCACTGACTGCCTCGTTGCATctcaccagcaagacaaagacctgacaaaagaaaagacatttcttAATGGTGACCGACACAGTTGAGCACAATCTGTATGCCAAAATATGCCAACTAAATCTGGGGGTACCTGTGTGGAATAAGAAATAATCAGCGAAATAAGACTGCTCCTCCACTAGTAATGACACAAACCAGCATAGAAAAATGTTATTATAAGTGCTTTCAATTTGATCTTTGATCACCATATACTCAAtgacttcctctctgtgtctgtgtatgattctcagtcatccaggtcataggCCACcttgctcaactcctaaggaatgACTTCCTCTCTAACTTCTATCAGGACCAAAATAAGTGATATTATTCTTACAAAATATGTATAAACCTTCATACATCTCAGGTTATAAGTTTGGTACAGGTATGAAACAACAGTAGAAGTATCCCATTAAGCTCCATATgacaaataaacttttttttttttttttttttttttagtggaaTACATCCACCTGAATGCATTCACTCAAATCCTCGAGGGCACTTTCTTGGCTACGACGTCACAGAGCAGTTACAGTATAAAACATTATAagaaacatatttaatttgaatgatAAATTATAAATTTCCACATATACAAaattctggtatttttacaTATGCACATATTAACAGGATCATGCAATCGGTCACCTGCAGTCCCCTTTCTTAGAAAGAAACATATTCCTTGAAGGTGACAGTGAGACTGTTTGTTGTGATATCAGTGATTATGATATTTCCCATAAAAGGGGAGATTTTTTTCGCAGGTGCTTCTTTCGATTTCTCTGTGGATTTCTGAGTGTCTTCTATCACAGGTGGTGTGTCTTTGACAGCAGGCTCAGGCTCCGGCTGTGTTTCCGGCTCCACCTGCTTCTTAGTCTTTGGGCAGCTGAGGTCCATCGGCTCCTCTTGGCTGCCGGAGTCCATAACCTCATATGTACATGTACTGCTGTGGCGTGGCCCACTACAGTGGAGGTCCATAGGTTTGTCCTGAGGTGGCGTGACCACAGTGCTGGGGACACTGAAGCTTCTGGAAGTCAGGTAGGCTTTAGAAACACTCCTGTCCTCCGCGGGATCTGATAGCTTTCGCTTGCGGTCGTTGGGGAAAGAGGGGATCCTGATCTGGTCGACGGCTGTGGGGGTTGGGATGTTGGTGTCAACAGCCCAGGACGTCAGGGGTGAGCTGGCGGTCAGCTGGAGGGGTAGGTCATCCGGTAAATCAGCCTGACCACGAGCCACTTCGGTGTTGTATTCCTCTGCTGTGCTTGGCGAAGGTTTGGAGAAATGTCTGTCCTTTGGGGAACACTTTATGGGATGCTCTGCGGCAGGGGGAGAGCTGCCATTGCAGATCTCTTTGGGGATACCGTTCTCCGGGTACTCCACCATTTTGGTTGTGTGTGCTGGATTGTTCTCAGATGGTTTGGTGTTTTGAGGTTTCTCTTCACTCGATGATTCCCCGTGTTTACCCTTTACTCCATGAACCTTGTTGCTGTCCATATATTTGCTCATGACAATAACAATACGTCcattcttgtttttattcttgattatcttcattttgctgctgattGAGCTAGGCAGGGTTGCTTCTTTAGGATTGGGTTTAAGAGCATGCTCACTCTCAGCGTCTTTAACAGCTGGTTTCCTCACCTCCACTGCCAGCTCTTTGACTTTGCTCAAGCAGCCCGTGTCTTTGTCGCGAACCCATTTCTGCTGCAGGGCCAGCGGTAAGTTCCAGCCGGGATTTGCTGGTTTACTGGCAGGTTCCTGAACTTTGACCACCTCTTTGAGCCGAGAAGCCTGCGCGTCGTACATACTCGGGTCAGGCTCATAGTGGTGGTGCTTCTTGCTGTTGAGCTGGTAGATGAACTTCTTCTTGCCGTTGGATAGCTGGTCAGCAGGGACCTCCTGGCTGCTGGGCTGGTACTGATGGTGCTTCTTGCTGTTCAGCTGGTACTGCTGAGGCTGGGGGCGCTGGACCTGGACGGGATCAGGTTTGAGGCTACCCTCTGCGTCCTGAGACGATTCCTCGAAACCTGCAGGAATACTGGATCTTCTGGCAAAAGACGGGACCTTGAAGAAAGAGGTGAGAAGGCAAGTTTAACATTTCGACTCAAGAATATAAACAGCCAAATAAAGAAAACTTGAGATACAGGATTAGTATTCCTTttatcctacatttcccataatgcaaccaaATGTTTTTAACCTTCCCTGCCATGTCTTTTAAACTCCATTTCCCCATTTTGTAATGctttgtaatgtaaaaatgtgtaggCCCTGTGCCGAGGCTGAGATAACCCCTATGACATCATAATGACATCACCAGAGTTATTTTCTCACTTCTCACTTGACTTGAAAGTCTCCctcagagccacacacacaaatattttcacAGACTTAGCTTTGCATGTTTGACTGCTGCAAACAAATGTGCTATAGCTTAAATATGCAAACCAGTTTACAGTTTATCAGAAATTGAAATAAACAATCCAATCAGTACCAAGCTCATGACCGGCCTCCCACCATCTagtcccctccccctcctcctgtacAGGCTGACCCCTCGGGCCGGCAGTGGGGCACTGCAGCGGAACGCTCAAGACGCTTTGGCTGTGACCTCGGGTCAGAGAAGTGCCACCAGACATGTCACGCTTTATCCCTGATCGCTGGCCACGTGTGACTCTGGCAGAGTGGTATGCCTCTTAAGAAGTGACACTGCATAGCAATCAGCTCCGAGTCTCTCAAAATATATAATCACATTTGGCTCAGAATGCGGTCCTGTAACGGCCTGAGCTAAGATAGACAGAGTGCTACTTTAAGCTGTCTATTTTTGTCCTGGGAAACATTTGCAAATGGGGAAATGCAAGAAAACATGCTCCTGGTGCAGATTGACTCTGTGCAAAATGACCACAGCCTTCAATAataagctgtttttaaaaggagAAGAACATTGTGTTTTGCATAGAAAGCTATTTAgcatagaaaaataataaacaggCAGACAAAATGAGTGCACTCAAGCGGTGCTTACGTAACCTCAGGCAATGAACCCGCTTTCATCATGAGTGTGAAGAGCTGTAGAACcccatcctctctctgccttttactccatctctctccataTGAAATCTAATCTATCTATAAATAGTCAATCATAATGACTTCAGTTTGAAAACACCTGCCAGGacccttcctcttcttctgtttggGGGAAATAAAAGAACGCAGGATATTTCCACAGAATCTATTATGGATGTGTTGATAATTACCTGGAGTAAgagatgttttggttttggcCCCCGTTTACGATATCCCATCTGCTgctcctgcctctctctgtaaaaaaaacaaaacaaaaaaagataattacattttcttgcACCACATTTACCTTCTATATTCAGCATCTCTTCTGACGGGCATTTTCTCACCTTTCTAAGctaaaaatctaattatatCCCATTGAAAATGAGAGGTTTGACATGTGGTGAATCGGTTCATTTCCTTCTACCTATTCAAGGtcaaaagtgctttttttttatttggcgAACTAATGAATGCCCACGTGTGCCCTGCTGCAAAGCATTATGGTCCTTATTTGCATAGCTCTCCATGGTAATCGGCCCATTCCATATTCTCATTATCCCGGAGAAATTCAATTAAGGCTACAGCAGGGAGAATCTCCTCCCGTCTTTCAAACATCCTCCCTCTTCCAGCACGCCCTTCCTCTTCTTACATTTAATCTCTAATTAGGGTCATGAGGTAGGGATGAAATGGGATAAACACAACATTGTGGAGCACTTCTGGGACACATGCTGCGGTTGAAAACATGCTAACCCTTGTGCGACCCAACGCCCATGCTCCGAAAATGTAAGACGATAAATATCAGACTAATAACATCTATTGGAGCAGGTTTTATTGAGGGAAGAGACGAGGAAACGTGTTGTTGTAGCTGTATTGACTGGACGGAGCAGTAGGCTGCCTGTGAAATATTGCCCCCTGATATAAACCTTGACTCATCATTGGCTCATAAATAACCAGCGGTGGGTGAAGGCCGGCTGCACACATATGCCGCACCAGGCATGTGGAAAGCCCAGACTATTGTTGGCCCCTTGCTACGGATGTTCAAACTATCAGAGCCGCCAGAAAATTGCCCCAATAAACAATCTACATTTTAATGCTATAGTGTGCGCGATTTCAAACAGCGTCCAATGGGGTGACCCCTATTCACAGAAGATTTGGCAATTACAGCCTCCCTTGTCGGATCCCCTCCCCCATCCTCTGGGAGCAGAGTggaatccacacacacacagcgcagaGGCAGCACTCCATGACCATCAGCACAGagccaggcacacacacacacacacacacagagccaggcaggcaggcaggctgtgGGGGGAATACGAGAGCAGTACACTGGAAATGTTGGAGAGCACTGCCTGTCAATTAGCCTTTTCAGAAATGCGAATTCCTTTCCGCAGCCATCACGTCTTTACCCAGTCCCATGAGCGGCCTGCTGGCCTACAGCGAGAGCATATCTCACAGGCCTCATGGGTCCAGCGAGCCAGACGAGATGGTGCTGTGCACGCGCCACGGGACTGAAATGACAGCTGCATTTGTATTCATTAACATCTCACCTACTGAGATTGACATTTATGTGTCTACTCTTGACCCAAGATTGAAAGACGGTTGACAGCTTGTGCATCCGAGGTAACATATTCTGTTTCCACCACATTAAAACAGTAAGATGAATACAGCAGTTGCGTGTGATATTTCTATCGGATCGTTTTTTCTTGTGTGGAAATCACTGCATGAAATCAGCCATCAAAAGTAAGCCGGTAGCAGCTCAGGCGGTAACTGGTAGTGATGAGAATCCCATCGGGCAGCAGCTTGGCCTCCTCACATGAAACCACAACAAACTGCTGCACTTGTGTCCAGCAGGCAGGATGGAGAGAGCTGCTCATACAAGCACCTGTGCTGCTGAGGCTGTGAGGTCACAAAGCTAATTAACTGCTGAAAATACGATTAAACATAAATATCTGCGGTTTGATCCACACAGGGGAGCATCGCTTTCCCTTTTTTCACTGCTCCATCGTGAACCTCCTGGCAAATAAAAGACAGCTACTTCAGCTCTCTGTGAAACTGGGTCATGGCATGTGCTGAGGCCTTTGATTCCTGGCGCAAAACAACGCAATGAGATGATAGTTTATTACAACGTACTTCCTATAGCATGCATCCATGCATATCTCCTCGTGTCCGACCTTTCCATCAGCGTGATTAAGGAATTCTCTGTGCCACATCCCCAGCCCTTACCCCCAGGGAGACAAGGCCTGTGGGGAGGGTgatggggagggggaggggaggaggggagcaCTGATAGAGTTACTGGAGCGCCCCTCCTCCCATGGCCATATATGGTCATGGCTGAACTGGAGGCTGCGCGGCCTCGTCCGAAGTCCACATCTCTCTCACCTGTGCTGAAACGCGACGAGGAGACGCGGGTCAAGGATGTTCTCCTCTGGCTCCCATGTGTTGTATCTGCAGAGAGGAGCAAACTACGGTCAGAGAGCTGTCACGTGcaaacttccttttttttttaactgacaCACAGGCCTCAGCCTCTGaccatcactcacacacacacacacacacacacacacacacacacacacacacacacacactcccgcaTCTTCACCACTGCTGTGACTGGACAGGTGAGCTCGAAAGATGTGATTGTGGAGacttttattcttatttaaagACAAATATGCACGATCGCGAATGAAACCTATTCGTCACATTCCCGCTCCACAGCAAATCAACCACGAGGGACGTGCAACTGCAGGGCGAAAATGTCAACACACaaattgtgtgtatgtgctctcCAAACGGTGCTCCAGCTCCAACATACAGTCGGCCATTTTAGCACCACTGTCTCGTAAATTCGCTGGCAGAGCAGAAATAATTAAAACGGGATTACATGGCTGTGCCTTCCCCTTTCTCCCTCGCATAAATTAGTGAAGGCATCCGCGGatacactgaaacacacaccgACCGCGCGCTCccagtctacacacacacacacacacactcacacactcacacacacacacacacacacacacacactcacacacacacacactcacacacaaccatACCCACTGTGCGCGGACGCCCTTGATGAATGGCATTTTTACTGCAACAACACTTGATTTTGTTGCAAAATGGTGCTTTTCATCCAAATTATTGGAAAATGTTGCATCCAGACTTACTTAGGTGACCAGCCTCGCCACTTGACCAGGTACTCTATCTTGCCCTGTGatggtggagagggagaaaaaaaaaaaaattggtgaGGCTCACGTAAAATTTCAGCGTCCGGGGCGCTTTTGCAAACGCGCTCCCTTCTGTGTTACCTTGCGGATGCGCTTCTTTTCGATGCCCTCCACCGCAAAGACGTGCTCTCCGGCGGCAGGGAGCTCCATTCTCGCCTGAATCCGATCGCAGGGGACGGGGGGAGTCGGTGAAATGTTGGCTACGCACCGTCGATGTGCCTTCCGCTCGGTGCGTGCTGTGCGCGCTTGGTAGTTTTCCAGTTGTATCCAAATCCAAACTGTATTCCCTCCACCTCGGCTCctcgctcgctctctccctctctctccctcctctgcacaCCCCACAGCCCCGGCTATGAGCACAGAGGGATTCACAGTGGTGCGGCTGCGGGCAGCTCGTTTCGTGCAATCGCTTCAGCTCGGTGCATGACGtcaggaggggaggaggggggagaccGTGCACAGAGGTTGGGGTTTATCCCACACGTACTGGACTGCAGGAGGGATGTCTGGAAATTCAAATCGTCCACTACGTTACTGTCACAGCACATACCCATAAAAAATCCACTTGGGCGGTTGAATCGTTTCTTTCGATTGCGAAGTTGGTGTTGAACTCCTCCTCCAACAGTTGATGCACTATtcatgagggggaaaaaaacattctgaGTGGTTTATTCAAGTGCACATCATGTGTGGGTGTTGATTAATGGTGCATGCATTTACAGTAGCTGCACACCATGGACTGCAATTAAAACGAACAACATAGAAATAAGACGATGTGTTCCAGCTGCACCTGAGAGAACTCAAATGACCGGTTTTGTCTTCAAATCTCCACAAGCAGCTTCATCGGGAGATTTGCAACAATTCACAAACTTCTAATCTCAAGTGTCACCAAAGCTTGTTCATGACTCTAACTGACACTGGCTGATGAAACGCAAATCTCCCTTTTATTTCCTATTCCCttaaagcagcacagacaggctcagttcgatcacacacacataaagtcacacacacacacacacacaccggcacCATGTCCTGTGGGCACAGCCATCGTTAATttgacacacagcagagtgttGCTGTGTAGCCTTCAGTTTACCTGTGGCAACTTTCTAATGGGGAACTCCTTCACTGCCACTGCGCTCAGCTTTCCCCCCTAAAACCAACACCACAGCCCGTTACTGTTACTGGTTGCCATGCTGGTTGCAGCACGTCTATCTGAGTCTTGACAATTTAAATCCAAAAGCATAAACCACATCACCAGCGAGTATGTACACTGTGTTGTAAATGTCACCCGCATTAAGTCACTGGATTTATGGGGGGACCTAATTAGAAACATGAGAGAAAAGGCGCGTACGTGCATCAAACACGCGTTTCTGTGCGTAAATGGCGATTTGTGCGCACGATTGCCGCCCCAAAAAGCCGCAATTCGTTTTAATATGCGGCACTGGTGGCGTCAAAAGAACACAATTGGCTAAAACCGATGCTTTTCTTGCTCCAAAAATAATTCAGCAGCACAAGGGTTAAAATGAAGCCTCCAAGCAGAGCGGCAGCGGCCAGCCTATTACATACAGGCACGATATATCTCTGCCCTTCCATATAAGGCAATGGACAAAAAGCGCCGAAATACCGCATTTTACACTCATTAATTCCCGAGTTTTAGTCTTGAAGTGGGTGCAGGAGGGGGTTAAGACACTGGTGGTGGCAAACGTGCTCGATTAAAACTCCTAATTTTCGCTctattcctgtttttttcctgtgccCTTCAGCCGTGGCCAGGGAGCGCATACGCCCTGCTTCCCTAGCAACAGcatgaaaggagagagagacggagggaagcggagagagagagagagagagagagagagagaatttaaGTTTGTGACAAACAAACGAGCCCCTGATAAAATGGCACCAAAGAGCCGTCGTTTCCTCGAacatcattttatatttgaataGATCTTATCGAATCGAAATGCATATTGCAGAAGCACAGAGGTGTGCGAGCTTTACAGAGCAGATGTTGGGAGTTTGAGGTGTTCACTGTCAGCTCTGTTTGCTCACCAGGTACCCAAAATACAAATTATGTAtcattgtgtgtttgtactgacGAGAATGACGCCTGGAGTCTGCGTCAAGGCGCAGATAATCATTTGGAATATCCTCTGACTCAGCCTGTCGATGTGATCCGATCACAGCTCGATGTAAAACAACCTGAACATATTTGGAAATACTTCCAAAAATCAGTGTTCTTTTATCAGAGCGGGTTTCAATCACCTGACAAGTGAAACAGCGTCACCAACACAATgaaggtgtttttttcccccctgttaATTTCGGCGCTCAGGTTGCACATCAAGTGTGAAGGTTTGAGGAATTAGAAACCATTCGATCGccctttaaaaaatattttccccTTCATCTGAAATTGGTTTACCAAGGAGCTGCGTTTGTTTTCTCAGGAGATCCGCACTGCCCGAAGCACCTTGGTATAATTGCTGATCATGTTGGGAAGTTACCACATCCTGACGCCCTTCACTGTTGTCTAATCATATttattaatatgaatatttgcGGTGTTGTTCATCACTTGTGTGTGCGTCCTGTCAGGTGAGAGGCTGGTTCACCTGTGGCTTTCTGGGTTGGAGACGC
This genomic window from Pempheris klunzingeri isolate RE-2024b chromosome 17, fPemKlu1.hap1, whole genome shotgun sequence contains:
- the cbx4 gene encoding E3 SUMO-protein ligase CBX4, which gives rise to MELPAAGEHVFAVEGIEKKRIRKGKIEYLVKWRGWSPKYNTWEPEENILDPRLLVAFQHRERQEQQMGYRKRGPKPKHLLLQVPSFARRSSIPAGFEESSQDAEGSLKPDPVQVQRPQPQQYQLNSKKHHQYQPSSQEVPADQLSNGKKKFIYQLNSKKHHHYEPDPSMYDAQASRLKEVVKVQEPASKPANPGWNLPLALQQKWVRDKDTGCLSKVKELAVEVRKPAVKDAESEHALKPNPKEATLPSSISSKMKIIKNKNKNGRIVIVMSKYMDSNKVHGVKGKHGESSSEEKPQNTKPSENNPAHTTKMVEYPENGIPKEICNGSSPPAAEHPIKCSPKDRHFSKPSPSTAEEYNTEVARGQADLPDDLPLQLTASSPLTSWAVDTNIPTPTAVDQIRIPSFPNDRKRKLSDPAEDRSVSKAYLTSRSFSVPSTVVTPPQDKPMDLHCSGPRHSSTCTYEVMDSGSQEEPMDLSCPKTKKQVEPETQPEPEPAVKDTPPVIEDTQKSTEKSKEAPAKKISPFMGNIIITDITTNSLTVTFKEYVSF